A stretch of DNA from Cannabis sativa cultivar Pink pepper isolate KNU-18-1 chromosome X, ASM2916894v1, whole genome shotgun sequence:
CTGTCAAAATTTCGTAATCGTCTCGGTCAAATCCCGGGTCGCCGAATCCAACGGCTACCAAGTTAGGGTGCAAATTACAATTTCTGGCACGAATGTACAGGAATATAGAGAGAGATAGAATTAGTTACCGTATCAACCGTTGAAGGGTGGTCAGTGTTGTTGTAGTGAAGAGCTAATTCAAGACAGTAGAGAACCGATCCGGTACACCGTGGAAGAAGATTCGGGTCAAATTCTTGGGTCGGGTGTAATGGAACCGTGGGTCGACCCGTTAATGGGTTATCATTGTTTGAGAAAACGAAACCTTCCACGTAATCAAACGAATCGTTTTCCGACCGAGTCACAAGAAACTCAGAGTCACGAGTGAAATCTTCGAACTCAGTATACACTAATCTTATCCATCTCACctaaaataatcataattaattaataattaaacgtAAATTTCTTGCattaattagatttaattaaagaaattaGTTAGTTTAGTTAAGTACCATATCAGGAGCTGGCTGTAGCAAAATCCTAGCCCGAGTAATAATCCCGAACTGACCCAACCCACCCAATGACCCGAAAAATAGATCCGGGTTTTCGGATTCGGAGCAAATTAGAGTCTCGCCTTTACCATTAACGACTTCCAATTCCGTTACGTTTGACGTTTGCGGTCCGTAACGAAAAGCTTGACCACTAACTCCACCGTTAGATAACGTCCCACCGACCGTTAAACTTAGATAATCGGTCCAAGACCTTGGAGCCAAACCAAACTCCAAACACCGTTTCAAAACTTCTTCCCATAATGCCCCTCCCGAAACGTCGGCGTAAGCCGAGCCGACGTGGATAGAGCCGATGGCGAGAGAACGCATATCGAGTACGATTCCACGATCGGCCATCGCCTGACCGTTGATCGAGTGACCGTTACCGCGAGCCGCGACGGTCAGATTCGGCGAACTCGACGCGGCTCTAATTAGCCGTGCCACGTCTTCGGTGCTTGAAGGTTTCAAGAAAGCTAAAGGCTCGACGGAATAAATGCCGCCGAAATCTTTGCTGGCTGAAACGGCGGCGGCGGCGTCGATTGTTGATTTGAGTTCGAGAGCATTGGAAATGGTGGAAACGTCGTCGTCTTGGTTCGATTCGGCGTCGTTTTCGTGGACGAATCGCTCTAGATAAGCTATCATCTTTGATTTTGAGccgaaaagaagaagaagataatttttaaatttttatttaaaaaaattgaaaaataaaataaaattaaaaaataaaatagtttttgtCTTTGAgagtttctctctctaaaatatatgtatttttttttttggtttctctCTCTAGATTCTGTTGATTTGTTCTCCTCGTTTATGGTTTGGACAGTTTTGGGGGGTTTAAATAggtctttgatttttttttttaaatttgtattaaattaattgagtttaaaataattaaataaataaataggggAGTGACGTCAGCAAGCTAGGTTCGATATCCTGTTTGACGTTTTGAATCCTATGGACAACCTCTGTCTGCCACTTCTATTTTcaagtataattaattaattaattaattaattatttgttaatgcttaattaattCATTGATTATTTCTAGGGTGATTAattcttaatttgaaaattttggaattttttttgggaaatttgattttttatgcttacatttggttaaaattttttttctaaacaaataataactaatatttgtaaaatatgacaatttttatgatatccttaaaatacccccatttacatcaccccatttacaccatcggaccacccatcggaccatccatcgggccaccccatcgggccaccatcggaccacccatcggacccatcggaccacccatcggactaccatcggaccaaatctgctaccaatttttttttttatgtttttgtacatacaaaagtagcatcaggtgaccatcggaccaccatcggactaccatcggactaccaattttttttttttttaactaaaaaaaagtatgaaaaatttgagaggggtatttttgggttttagataaagtggtcatatattttcaatgatgatatgtattagtttagaaataaaatattaggtatatgtaagtatagaaaatcaaatttcccttttttttttggaagcaataattaatattattgaaaACTTAGTAatgttgtacttttttttttttttttgaaacatagTAATGTTGTACTTGTAGGGGATAAAAGACAGTAGGCCACAGGCATGGCGGGCTAGGCTCGTGCCTAGCCCACACTTtaggcccaaaataaaaaaaataaaaaaaatattaggcttttatttaagtaaaatttaagtgtaatataaacaacaaatatttatagcttagttggttgaggtggaGGACATAATGTCCAAGGTCATGGGTTCAAATCCCATGACACtctttttttgatatatttttgagggccccaaaatttaattcgtcttgggcccataaattttcagggccggccctgataaAAGACTATATAATTTAAAGGAAATACATAAAGTTATTTAGTCAAATATGTTATATGTTGTTTATTTGTTTGAAAAATGAGCAATCACAATTAATTTATGTGCAATCATATTAATAGTTTGTATGACCCTGAGTTGAAATgggctttaaaaaaaaaaaatagacttgattataaaaataaatagtattttttaataattttttgaaaaaattgtatgtatttcaaaaaatatactttttatTTGAGCCCTTAAGATGGATGAGCCATAAGTGTAGATTTAGCCGAATTTAGTCTAGAATTGGCCCTGATTAGGGAAACTCTTGAAAATTCAGATAACAAATTCACGAGCAAACAAAAAAATTTGTGAACTTCATTGATTACTAGTTCATGCTGTGTTGTTGTATACAGAATAAAAgagacataattttttttaatttattaattttttttatattttttctaattatattcttaaaagtataaaataaaaattaaaacatatattgtttattaagattaacatatttaaataaaaaaattatatgaaatttaattagaattttttttaaaaaaaattgtgtatgattttttttttaaaaaatgtgaaaataaaataataataataataattaatttaaatatattttaaatattaaattaaagataaaaatatcatataaaattttattaaaataataaaaaaacttataaattaaaataattattgagtaatacaaaataatgtaaaaaataattttcttaaaaaaatgaagaattatttcaaaattaatttttttttctttctaaattaaGATATACTTAAAATTTTGTGAGATATAAATAaaactttttatatattttgagtatATGTATTGAGAAAGATTATGACCATTCAAATTAAAATAGAGTGAACTCTCATAACTAAGAGGAATGAAATGTCGACCACAAAATGGAGAAATTTTCCATTTATATCAACATGAAAATAGACCCAAAAAGAAAACTTATTGattattatacttttattaattggATGCAAGTGGAATTattttattctatatttttattaaatataatattgcaTGAAAATTGTAATTAAAAGGCTAGTTAAACTTTAGACTATCTATATAATAACTAtgcaatttaattttattattattagattaCTAATCAATAACCATAGTGATTGGGGGATTTTAACTTATTAGGGTGTTTCAAAATTATTTCGTCAATTAAAATACTAAAGCGGagaatataattatttgaaaatttataacTATGTTGgcttatatattaaaatatttaattaaattactgGCTTATATATCTCATAATCCCAAAGTCAAAACTATATAAATGTTTTCCTAATTAAGTCCGGCCTTAACAAAGTAGTCTctcacaattaattaattaattattattattgagtaAAAATAGTTGACAAATATTGTAGACAAATAATATACTAAAGGAGGCTAGTACTTTATTTAATTTGACtctataagttttttttttttcattttaattgtgaaaataataaaaatttaaattcaattcAACACTTGAGAAtgtcaactatatatatatacataatatttgaaatgaattttgggttttttttaGTGTGTGTGACTCTATGAAGTGTGAAAGGGTGTTGATAATTAGTCCAGTAAGAATTGAGTATATAGTGATAAATATTATagtggaaaaataaaataaagcaaAAAAAAGGCCGTCCTCaactatataataaaaatttatttatttatttatttataaatataataaatatatataaatcattCACGCATGGCATAATATAAAATCatacaaaaattatttatttaaataaaacaaaaattcctaactGTCCAATCTAATTTCAAAtcgtaataatttaatttataaatacctAACTGCCGTAGCatgaatattttgtaaaaatgttgacatttgaatatttatttttgtatattttaagtCAACaataatgaataataaaaatgaattttttttatgagttgagtaaataatattttttcactcactttaaaaataaaagagttaaTTTTAAGGTAGAATTTGAGTTTgactaaatttattattaataataagaaaGTAAAAAATGTGCGTaccattaataaattaaatagaagAAGAAATATTTTAAACAATTATAAATTCAATAATTATAGCACAAGTTATTAAACTACATGTGCTACATCATCAATTTGCATAATTTTTATggataaaaaaatatgtaagttGTGCTTAGTTATTTGTGACTATTAGAATCTGGTGATTTTTAATGAGAAAAGTtgagtaaattttacaattttactttGTCTAGAAAATATTTAGTATGATGATTAATCGTGTAGATATGAGAATCACTATTGAAAATGAATTAAATAGATTAATGGGTATTACTATGCCAACAAGATGTGTTTTCCTTTTAGtaattcattttttaaaaatttcaaaattaagcgTGTTAAACTGTGTTAGAAAACATCAAAGTAACGTAAAAAAATGATTCTTAATAATTTAGTAAAaaagttattaaaatttatatctttattattagtgtttttttttaaagataaaTCTTgcactttacttctatttattatttttctttattgattAACCCAGTTAAAGTCGCGACAAAGACATAAATATAAAACTCGATTttaagaaactttgcaaataaGTGAGATGCTCTAAGTTATCTTAGTAACTTTAACCGTGGTTGTAAGGCTGTGACAAACCAAATGTTCCGAGAAACAGGTGTTAAACACCAATATTCTGACTCGTAAAACATCCTCAAAGATGCCACTTAAAACAAGCGGCCTCCTCCAAGGAGAGGATGAAAGTGAGTAGCACAACCCACCCAATAAGTCGCCCAAATGATAGATATAGCTCTGCTCTCAAAACCTAGCCATACACTGCTAGAATGCACTACACCCAGTAGAGACATTGCTGAACGAAAAGATGTTGAAGTTaagtgagaaagagagagagcgtCACACAcctaaataattgaaattccaTTGGGGTTGTGACGTTACACATATTATATTCAACTAATTAAAGTTATTTAAGATAACTTGGTActagttttataaaaaattattaacttattataaattattaaaataacaaaatttttattatctaaACAATTTACCgaaattcttttatttaaaaatatttttaattaataaaatattatattttttttattaatataaatatttattaaatttttttattgtaagaatttatttaatattaaattcattactttttcaattattaattattctcaactaataaaagttatttattgattcaaaaaaaaataaaagttatttattaaatatttaattatttattattattttttaaacaaaatacaaatttcatttctaaacttttacttattaatgaaatttttattgTGTTAGGTGTTAGTTGTAAAGGAAAAGATAGGAAAGACGTTGAAGGGTATGTGGAAGTTCCCTACTGGAACTGCTGACGAggtatacaatatttttttactttaattataaaaaaaaagctgattttttttaattaattatactctACACATTATTAttacttgtatatatatatatatatagcttttaattttttatatctcACCGCTGCAGGGAGAAGATGTATGTGATGCTGCTGTGAGAGAAGTGAAAGAAGAAACTGGAGTAAGcacattaatttttttgaacttTAGAAAAATTctcattatatataataatcttattttgtttattaatttatatacttTATGGTTGTGTAAATTCAGATTGACACGGAGTTTGTGGAAATACTTTCTTTCAAGTATGGGTGGGGTTTTGCCTTAATTTCATTTTATAACTACTTTTAtctatgtatattatatatatagtgcagttcttatattatatatttctaGTCTATAACAAGAAATATGAATTCATTTACGACAGGCATTGTTTGGGAAGTCAGAAATTTTCTTTGTGTGCATACTACGACCCAAATCACAAAAATAGTGATTTTCATGGATTTTCACAATCACAAATCAAACACAACAGCCCACCCActctttttctctattttcaCCCTTCATTTCTATATGATTCAAACAATGAATCTGAACTTTTTCTAAAAATctatattaaaaagaaataaaaatcagATTATATTTTACAGatatattaaaaagaaataaaattacaataacTTAAAACAATACATACATTGTCAAAAACACATACATATAtctcaaatacatatatatttaaacatatatctaaaataaatacaaacacttaaacaaaaaaatttatttaaacataTAAATACTTTCCCAACAACAAATTTATATCAGATTATAAAAACAATATATGCATAATCAAAATGAGGGTATACCTCAAAAATTGCCGCTGTGGTATGCTGATGAAGCTTCAGGCGGAGGAGAGACCGGTGTGGGCTGAGCTGACGCGCGACGCTTCAGGGCGGTGGGACGTAACTTCAGGCGGTGCTGGAAAAATAGCAACAACTCAGATTCATTGTTTGAATCATatagaaatgaaaaaaaaaaaatataaaaccacttatataaaaactaaaacgaaaaaaaaaaaaaacaaaagatgaACAGAGCAGTTAAAAGgtacacaaaatcaaaatataaaacCACTTATATAAAAATCAAGCTACCCAAAAATTTTAGGAAAAAAACAACTACAGACCATCCATATTAAAATGACAACATTTATGTGTTTGTTTTTGAAAAGTATTGAAATAACACCATCTGCTATATTAAtgaaaacaattttattttatttttaaaggaaAAATTCTCGTTAGACTTTCATTCACAGTTTATATAGCTACATCAGCTATATAACCCCAATGAACACAACAGTTATATAACCATAGAAACACAAATATTTTAACAATAATCAACACAATATTTTAAAACAAACAAGAGAGAGGAAATGGACCAACGCCGGCGTTACCAAGAGAGAGGGCTGAGAGATGGTTGCTGCAGCTGCTGTGAGACCAACGCCGGCGAGATATGAGAGGAAATGGACTGATATTTGGGGAGAGAGGCGAGATGAGGCGGTGATGAAATGAGGGTTtctgcttaatttttttttttatacagaaATGTCCCCAACGACATGCCCCAACGACATAGTCGTTGGGGCATGTCGTTGGGGACAATTTTGGGGGGAAAATTGCCGCCCAAATTAACGGCTCCTTTTCAAAAACCTCCCCCACATTCCCAACGACAATGTCGTTattgaatattttttcaataacgacattgtcgttattgaaaatattttaattattttttttttaaaaaaaaaaaattgaaaagcttTCCCAACGACATTCAAATGTCGTTATTGATACCTTCATTTTTAATGAGGACTTTTAGGCGTTGGTAATAGTGGCGTTGGTATTGACCATAATTCTTGTAGTGCATATATGTCTCTTAAACATGAGTGTTTCCAACATGTTTTCTCTTTACTCGCAcgttttttggaaaaatttctcaaaaaatcaCCCATCCTAAGATTACTCTAAATCAAGCACCCTTAACTTTGAAATTATCAAGAGATGAACTACCGAAAACAACATGCACTTTGTTGATATAAGTAGTATTTTTCAATTCATTTAAGTCATCTTCAATTATGTAATCTTAtgcctacacagtctcagaatcatcacactcgACATTCTTTAAACAATATGAAATTATACAACTTagctactattttgaaaatgaTAAATTTTACAAGAATTCAATATGAAATATGTTAATATTAGTGCTATTAATTTAGGGTAAAACCAATACAAAAATCTAAACAAAACCTTGTTTATTAAAGATCATCATtaacaaaagaagaagaaggagaagttagagaatattaattgttaattaAGACTACTCGTATTATTTGGACAATATTATTTTCTTGATAGACTATATGTGTGGTAGACAATAAAGTCcataaatattctaaataaaactctatatataattaaattaattgaatcaTTCTCTAATAATACATAACTTTGTGTTATGTTAAATGAATGTAACAATATCCTCATCAAAATGTTACTTTCCattcttaattattaataatgttATGTGACATTACGCCATTAATTAAATTGAAGGACCACTTATATAGTTGAAATTTCAATGTGaaagtatataaatattatatgtatataatatatatacatttatatatatagtggatatatatatatatgatgttaTGAAGGGCTGAGTAGTGTGTAATGATAACTATATGTACTTGTTATAACAGTACTTAGTTACGTATGCATATAATCAAAGATTAAACaacttattaatttatattaatgagAAAAATGTGCAGTGGTACATGACACACACCCCACATAATTTTATATAGGAATATttgttgtgaaattaattgtaatTGTTATACATAtgattctaataaaaaaaatgacgtTAAAAATACAGTAAACTTGTTATTAAGTGTAGTCGtacattttttagttattaagtgCCAATTAAACCTATTAAGTGTCAGCTCAAAAACATGTGGTGACATATTTCTTTagtttatttaatacataattcAATAACATGTCGCCACGTGTTTCTGAGTTGACACTTAATGACCAAAAAATGGTACAATTGTAACAAAATCGTAAAATAAAGTACTTTTGCcgctacttttttttattaggatCATATGTGTAACAATTGTAAATGTTAAGGGTGTTCTGCCACAAATATctcttttatataatataagataATACTTCGGTAGAGATATAAAAAATGACTTCATGTAGAGTCATCTTTTTTTAATGTGTCGTTATTTTATTCTAATTCCTTATTTAtttgatataattatattaaaagaaaaataaaagccgAGTCAAAAAAATAATGCAAAAACCTTTTTTGGTGTATATGATTTGAGAGGAGACAGATCgatgtacaatttttttttttttttttgcattattTTTTGACTTCACCAATAGAGAATTCCTCGGTCTTTTTAGTCTCAATCTCTGTTTGtcttttaaaatgaaatatcaaAGTCGGTCCTTTTAGTCTCAATCTCTGTTTGtcttttaaaatgaaatatcaaAGTCTGTAGTTTTGGTTACAATTTTGAGTGCTAATTTGAGGagcaacttttaaaaaattttagagagagaagaagaagaagtgctAATGATagtgttttttttataaataattatatacaaaaattaagtaagaaaataatattaaatatggaCATAAAATGAAGTAATaacacatattaaaaaaataattttacataaaatcgTTTTTAATAACTCTACCAAagcattatttatataaaatatgtaactactttaattatatttatttttagttgttgaattattataaaacagttgtgattaatttattaattaacttaATAAATTACTTATAACTGATTGTaatctatattattttattttttgatgaatgaaaaaattaaaatatttataaatattaaatattttaataaaaaattaatttattttaagtatataattaagtttaaaaataaaacttttttaCCGATTAATTacctatataaattattaaataatttaactatcataattatatttttagtataactattaaatatctatatatttatataaataataatacactgaatttttacatattatttatacataataaatttcaactacAAGTAATATGATTAGTTTCTATATAAAATTATCTGTGGTAcgtgaaattaaataaatacatttttttatatagaaagTGTAAGAAAtgtctctttattttttttgctattttctttttctttttggatAATCAAGtgaaaataataacaattaaaTCTTTCggataatttttaataaattagaagatttttaatttattttataataattatctagttattATACATTACTTTCAAATGATTTAACCATCATAA
This window harbors:
- the LOC115706237 gene encoding cytokinin dehydrogenase 7; amino-acid sequence: MIAYLERFVHENDAESNQDDDVSTISNALELKSTIDAAAAVSASKDFGGIYSVEPLAFLKPSSTEDVARLIRAASSSPNLTVAARGNGHSINGQAMADRGIVLDMRSLAIGSIHVGSAYADVSGGALWEEVLKRCLEFGLAPRSWTDYLSLTVGGTLSNGGVSGQAFRYGPQTSNVTELEVVNGKGETLICSESENPDLFFGSLGGLGQFGIITRARILLQPAPDMVRWIRLVYTEFEDFTRDSEFLVTRSENDSFDYVEGFVFSNNDNPLTGRPTVPLHPTQEFDPNLLPRCTGSVLYCLELALHYNNTDHPSTVDTAVTRQLARLGFVERLEFQVDLSYMEFLLRVKRAEEDAKANGMWDAPHPWLNLFVSKSDVAEFDRVVFKNLLKEGVGGPMLIYPLLRSKWDNRTSTVLPDGEIFYLVALLRFSPAYPKGPSVDKLIDQNKDIVNYCFAKGFDFKLYLPHYRTEKEWKRHFGNQWSRFVQRKLNFDPKAILAPGQKIFSRRINNIPQ